One genomic segment of Tiliqua scincoides isolate rTilSci1 chromosome 6, rTilSci1.hap2, whole genome shotgun sequence includes these proteins:
- the GASK1B gene encoding Golgi-associated kinase 1B, which yields MSFLDQTCQIINWFICSLCTPRLLRLWSGRCLRNRRNLLVGAACVIYLGFLVSQVGHVLPQHRVGLPKANSRNLQDAIQTPFLEIPLDGTLSFPDSERPQMGMNGTSALPNVVYITLRSKRSKPANIRGTVKPKRRKKQADPLRYGNNNPAVVTGQEKLLVQKSFHRTSNFMSTRWAAAVPGKSNQYQFKEQAVPSKGKRRWRSAVAVRDAKVQPSTQESNIRMYSEHPPSWLSREDVLSMRLLADSEIDNIQEAPSQHGVLLVFGRTTAIKRSTKEAVCSQGHCGLMKRPLDMSEVFAFHMDRILGLNRTLPAISRKSEFVQDDQPCPVILWDPALAETDNETHSSLKLTWGAYKQQLKQKCWQNGRVPKAEWGCTDVHHHEWSKMALFDFLLQIYHRLDQNCCGFKPRKEDSCVQNKLSLKCSDQDNIDLTHIVQRKDDPRHLVFIDNKGFFDRSEDNLDFKILQGINEFPESAVLMLKSQHLREKLLQSLFLDRIFWDSQGGRQGIEKLIDVIERRAKILLTYINAHGAKVLPMNE from the exons ATGAGCTTCCTGGATCAGACATGCCAAATTATAAACTGGTTCATTTGCTCTTTGTGTACACCCCGTTTGCTGAGACTCTGGAGTGGAAGGTGCCTAAGGAACAGAAGAAATTTGCTAGTGGGTGCAGCCTGTGTGATTTACCTGGGGTTTCTTGTTAGCCAAGTAGGTCATGTTCTACCACAGCACAGAGTGGGACTTCCAAAAGCAAATTCCAGGAACCTCCAAGATGCTATCCAGACCCCATTCCTTGAAATCCCATTGGATGGCACCTTGTCTTTTCCTGACTCAGAAAGACCCCAGATGGGAATGAATGGCACCTCGGCACTGCCCAACGTGGTGTACATCACCTTGCGGTCTAAGCGCAGCAAACCGGCCAACATTCGAGGCACTGTGAAAcccaagagaaggaagaaacaAGCAGATCCCTTACGCTATGGAAATAACAATCCAGCAGTTGTCACTGGCCAGGAGAAGCTCTTGGTTCAGAAGTCATTTCATAGGACTAGCAACTTCATGAGTACGAGATGGGCAGCAGCAGTTCCTGGGAAATCAAATCAGTACCAGTTCAAAGAGCAAGCAGTGCCCTCAAAGGGTAAGAGGCGCTGGAGATCTGCAGTGGCTGTTAGAGATGCAAAAGTTCAACCCAGTACTCAGGAGAGCAATATCAGGATGTACAGTGAGCATCCACCATCTTGGCTGAGCAGAGAGGATGTCTTAAGTATGCGTCTTCTGGCAGATTCTGAGATAGACAACATCCAAGAGGCACCTTCTCAACATGGTGTACTTCTGGTATTTGGGAGGACTACAGCCATTAAGAGGTCAACCAAAGAAGCTGTTTGTAGCCAAGGGCACTGTGGCCTCATGAAGAGACCTCTTGACATGAGTGAAGTGTTTGCCTTCCATATGGATAGGATCCTGGGGCTCAACCGGACCTTACCCGCAATAAGCAGAAAATCAGAATTTGTCCAAG ATGATCAACCATGCCCTGTTATTCTTTGGGATCCTGCATTGGCTGAAACAGACAATGAGACACACTCTTCATTGAAATTAACCTGGGGAGCGTACAAGCAGCAACTAAAACAGAAGTGTTGGCAAAATGGCAGAGTGCCCAAAGCTGAGTGGGGGTGCACAGATGTCCATCACCATGAATGGTCCAAGATGGCACTCTTTGATTTTCTTTTACAG ATCTACCACCGCTTGGATCAGAACTGTTGTGGGTTCAAACCACGCAAGGAAGATTCCTGTGTTCAAAACAAACTGAGCCTGAAATGCAGTGACCAAGATAACATTGATTTGACACACATTGTTCAGAGAAAGGATGACCCAAGACATTTGGTTTTTATAGATAATAAAGGTTTCTTCGACAGAAGTGAAGACAATCTAGATTTCAAAATATTGCAAGGCATAAATGA GTTCCCTGAATCTGCAGTCTTGATGCTGAAAAGCCAGCATCTGCGGGAAAAACTTCTTCAGTCTTTGTTCCTGGACAGAATCTTTTGGGACAGCCAAGGAGGTCGCCAAGGAATTGAAAAATTAATTGATGTGATAGAACGGAGGGCCAAAATTCTTCTTACCTATATTAATGCACATGGGGCAAAAGTACtaccaatgaatgaatga